One Jeotgalicoccus saudimassiliensis DNA window includes the following coding sequences:
- the walK gene encoding cell wall metabolism sensor histidine kinase WalK, protein MKQFLKNLQSLQFKLVMIYMLLIIIGMQIIGLYFTNSLERDLTGNFKNNIDSQVTLIDTRIQEIFQETGDDREQMRAEIQNLLADYGNRPEIDEIRYINADNILVGTSRISNESLVGSRINEPMSQDALESGIANDEIFVNVDKDNQRVWIMNQPVVVNDEVAGVIYVESNVESIYMQLEAINNTFIIATLFSLVITSILGIFVARTITKPITDMRNQALLMSEGDYTSRVQIYSDDEIGQLAGSFNILSKRVQEAQANTESEKKRLDSVITHMSDGIIATDRKGRIRIVNEMAVGMLNLDLQSDELHGKNMLELLRLGEELNLEDIIQEANDSHLIFIDTADERTTLRVNFSTIVTDTGFINGYIAVLHDVTEQERIDAERREFVANVSHELRTPLTSMRSYIEALQEGAWQDEEIAPKFLSVTRAETDRMGRLVEDLLQLSRMDNDAEEIQKEVVDFKLFINRIIDRFEMTHKDEVVFTRHIPDAPLFTDISVDKMGQVLDNVLSNAIKYQHGDPKRVDIHLKQNTLYNRMTIRIKDYGLGIPNNKVDRIFDRFYRVDKGRARKMGGTGLGLAISKEIIEAHNGKIWANSVENEGTTIFINLPCEVIEEDEWDV, encoded by the coding sequence ATGAAGCAGTTTTTAAAAAACCTGCAGTCGCTCCAGTTTAAGCTGGTCATGATATACATGCTGCTGATTATTATCGGTATGCAGATTATCGGACTTTACTTTACGAACAGTCTGGAGCGGGATTTAACGGGGAACTTTAAAAATAATATCGATTCCCAGGTCACTCTGATCGATACACGTATTCAGGAGATTTTTCAGGAAACGGGTGATGACCGTGAACAGATGAGAGCAGAGATTCAAAATCTGCTGGCTGATTACGGCAACCGTCCTGAAATAGACGAGATCCGTTATATTAACGCGGATAATATTCTCGTCGGCACGAGCAGAATTTCGAATGAATCGCTCGTCGGTTCACGCATTAATGAACCAATGTCACAGGACGCACTGGAGTCCGGTATTGCAAACGATGAAATTTTTGTTAACGTCGACAAAGACAATCAGCGAGTATGGATAATGAACCAGCCGGTCGTAGTAAATGATGAAGTGGCTGGTGTTATTTACGTTGAGTCAAATGTCGAAAGTATATACATGCAGCTTGAAGCGATTAATAATACATTTATTATCGCAACGCTGTTCTCATTAGTGATTACGAGTATACTCGGTATCTTTGTCGCGCGAACGATTACGAAGCCGATTACGGATATGAGAAACCAGGCGCTTCTGATGTCTGAAGGTGACTATACATCGCGTGTACAGATCTACAGCGATGATGAAATCGGTCAGCTGGCAGGCAGCTTCAACATTCTGTCAAAAAGAGTGCAGGAAGCCCAGGCCAATACTGAAAGTGAGAAAAAACGTCTCGATTCGGTAATTACCCACATGTCGGACGGAATCATTGCGACTGACAGAAAAGGACGTATCCGCATCGTCAACGAAATGGCGGTCGGTATGCTGAACCTCGATCTGCAGTCGGACGAACTGCACGGTAAAAACATGCTGGAACTGCTGCGTCTCGGTGAAGAGCTGAACCTTGAAGACATTATTCAGGAAGCAAACGACAGCCATTTAATCTTTATCGATACTGCAGATGAAAGAACGACGTTACGTGTGAACTTCTCCACTATCGTTACAGACACCGGATTTATCAACGGTTATATCGCTGTACTGCATGACGTTACAGAACAGGAAAGAATCGATGCGGAACGCCGTGAGTTCGTTGCGAACGTATCGCACGAGCTGCGTACTCCGCTGACGTCGATGCGGAGTTATATTGAAGCGCTGCAAGAAGGTGCATGGCAGGATGAAGAGATTGCGCCGAAGTTCTTAAGCGTTACCCGTGCAGAGACGGACCGCATGGGCCGTTTAGTTGAGGATCTGCTGCAGCTGTCACGTATGGATAACGATGCGGAAGAAATTCAAAAAGAAGTCGTGGATTTCAAGCTCTTCATTAACCGTATTATCGACCGTTTTGAAATGACGCATAAGGACGAGGTTGTGTTTACACGTCACATTCCGGACGCTCCCCTGTTCACTGATATTTCTGTGGATAAAATGGGTCAGGTGCTGGATAACGTCCTGTCGAATGCAATTAAATATCAGCACGGAGATCCGAAACGCGTTGATATTCATTTAAAACAAAACACATTGTACAATCGTATGACTATCCGTATTAAAGACTACGGGCTCGGCATACCGAATAATAAAGTTGACCGTATTTTTGACCGCTTTTACCGCGTGGATAAAGGCCGTGCACGTAAGATGGGCGGTACCGGTCTCGGACTTGCGATTTCCAAGGAAATTATCGAAGCGCATAATGGTAAAATCTGGGCGAACAGCGTAGAAAATGAAGGGACAACTATCTTTATCAACTTACCGTGTGAAGTGATAGAGGAGGATGAGTGGGATGTATAA
- the dnaB gene encoding replicative DNA helicase, translating into MEMNRQMPHDNDAEQSVLGAIFIDSSIFLSVTEIITPEDFYRPEHQQIFRAMMLLSEENAELDVVTITDRLRSMDELNNTVNPRYLAELSNVTPTSRNWQFYADIIARQSLRRKLIGVADEIASDGFQNEVDINELLAEAEARIMGVSEGRRSDGFKSMKEVVHEVYEQIEALAGNDTGITGIPTGFRDLDYMTSGFGRNDLIILAARPSMGKTAFALNIAGHVGTSPDGYTVAVFSLEMGADQLVSRMISSQGMIDATKLRQGSLDHQDWDNFTTAIGTLANSKIFIDDSAGIRVNEIRAKCLRLKQEHGLDMVIIDYLQLIQGSGSRQGENRQQEVSEISRMLKGLAREMQCPVIALSQLSRSVESRQDKRPMMSDLRESGSIEQDADIVAFLYRDDYYNRGDGEEEEEGAQSVQDEIEIILAKHRNGPTGTVKLIFNKSYSSFFDQDTRDFDDNYIPPA; encoded by the coding sequence ATGGAAATGAATCGCCAAATGCCGCATGATAATGATGCAGAACAATCGGTACTTGGGGCAATCTTTATCGATTCCTCCATTTTTTTAAGTGTCACTGAAATTATTACGCCTGAAGATTTTTATCGTCCGGAACATCAGCAGATTTTCCGTGCGATGATGCTCCTGTCGGAAGAAAACGCGGAACTGGATGTCGTAACGATTACCGACAGGCTCCGCAGTATGGACGAACTCAACAATACGGTGAACCCGCGCTATCTGGCGGAGCTGTCGAACGTTACACCGACGAGCCGCAACTGGCAGTTTTACGCGGACATTATCGCCCGTCAGTCGCTACGCCGCAAACTCATCGGTGTGGCTGATGAAATTGCGAGCGACGGCTTCCAGAACGAAGTGGACATTAACGAGCTGCTTGCTGAAGCTGAAGCGCGTATTATGGGCGTGTCCGAAGGACGCCGCAGCGACGGTTTTAAATCGATGAAAGAAGTCGTGCACGAAGTTTACGAACAAATTGAGGCACTGGCCGGAAATGATACGGGTATTACCGGCATTCCGACCGGCTTCCGCGATCTCGATTATATGACATCGGGCTTCGGACGAAACGACTTAATTATATTAGCCGCCCGCCCTTCCATGGGTAAGACGGCATTTGCATTAAATATTGCCGGGCATGTCGGCACGTCACCGGACGGCTACACTGTAGCGGTTTTCTCACTTGAGATGGGTGCCGACCAGCTCGTCAGCAGAATGATTTCCAGTCAGGGTATGATCGATGCAACGAAGCTCCGTCAGGGCTCGCTCGACCACCAGGACTGGGATAACTTTACAACAGCAATCGGAACTCTTGCCAACTCGAAGATTTTTATCGATGACTCGGCAGGTATCCGCGTGAACGAAATCCGTGCGAAATGTCTGCGCTTAAAGCAGGAACACGGGCTAGATATGGTTATCATTGACTACCTGCAGCTGATTCAGGGCTCGGGCAGCCGTCAGGGTGAAAACCGTCAGCAGGAAGTTTCGGAAATTTCCCGTATGCTGAAAGGGCTCGCACGTGAAATGCAGTGTCCGGTAATCGCACTGAGCCAGCTGTCCCGTAGTGTTGAATCCCGTCAGGACAAACGTCCGATGATGAGTGACCTGCGTGAGTCGGGCTCAATTGAGCAGGATGCCGATATCGTGGCATTCCTGTACCGCGATGACTATTACAACCGCGGCGACGGCGAAGAGGAAGAAGAAGGCGCACAGAGCGTGCAGGATGAAATTGAGATTATTTTAGCGAAGCACCGTAACGGTCCGACAGGGACGGTTAAATTAATCTTCAATAAATCCTACAGCAGCTTTTTTGACCAGGATACACGTGATTTTGACGATAATTATATACCACCGGCTTAA
- a CDS encoding adenylosuccinate synthase translates to MSGTVVVGTQWGDEGKGKITDFLSEDAHVIARFSGGNNAGHTIQFGGETYKLHLVPSGIFYDDKLSLIGNGVVVDPLSLIKELDGLLERGIRVDNLRISNRAQVILPYHITQDELEEEARGDNKIGTTKRGIGPSYVDKVQRIGIRMADLIDDKVFRERLEENLKLKNHMLKALYDHERFTFDEIYEPYKAAAERLAPYVCDTAKLLDDAFTAGENVLFEGAQGVMLDVDHGTYPFVTSSNPVAGNVTVGCGVGPSHVKNVVGVCKAYTSRVGDGPFPTELFDEDGHHIREVGREYGTTTGRPRRVGWFDSVVVRHSRRVSGITDLSLNSIDVMSGLKTVKICTAYEIDGKEITEYPATLEDLKRAKPIYKEMPGWSEDITGVKTLEELPENAYNYLREIEKLCGVKASIFSVGPDRNQTNLLKNFWNGK, encoded by the coding sequence ATGTCTGGAACAGTAGTTGTTGGAACACAATGGGGAGACGAAGGTAAAGGTAAAATTACAGACTTCCTCTCGGAAGATGCACACGTTATTGCACGATTTTCAGGTGGAAACAACGCAGGTCATACGATTCAATTCGGCGGGGAAACATATAAATTACACCTCGTACCATCAGGTATTTTCTACGATGATAAACTTTCTTTAATCGGTAACGGAGTCGTTGTTGACCCATTATCACTGATCAAAGAGCTGGACGGACTGCTTGAACGCGGTATCAGAGTGGACAACCTACGCATTTCAAATCGTGCACAGGTTATTCTGCCGTACCACATTACGCAGGATGAGCTCGAAGAAGAAGCACGCGGCGATAACAAAATCGGCACGACGAAACGCGGAATCGGTCCATCGTACGTGGACAAAGTTCAGCGCATCGGTATCCGCATGGCTGATCTTATTGACGATAAAGTGTTCAGAGAACGTCTGGAAGAAAACCTTAAACTGAAAAATCACATGCTGAAAGCATTATACGATCACGAAAGATTTACATTCGATGAAATCTACGAGCCGTATAAAGCAGCTGCAGAACGTCTTGCACCATATGTGTGTGATACTGCGAAACTTCTGGATGATGCATTTACAGCAGGCGAAAATGTACTGTTTGAAGGCGCTCAGGGCGTTATGCTGGACGTTGACCACGGAACATACCCGTTCGTTACATCGAGCAACCCGGTAGCCGGAAACGTTACTGTCGGCTGCGGTGTCGGCCCGTCACACGTTAAAAACGTTGTAGGTGTATGTAAAGCATATACATCACGCGTTGGAGACGGCCCGTTCCCTACTGAACTGTTTGACGAAGACGGTCACCATATCCGTGAAGTCGGCCGCGAATACGGTACGACAACAGGCCGGCCGAGACGTGTCGGCTGGTTTGACTCAGTTGTAGTCCGCCACTCAAGACGCGTAAGCGGAATTACGGACCTGTCACTGAACTCAATCGATGTAATGAGCGGACTGAAAACAGTTAAAATCTGTACAGCTTATGAAATCGACGGCAAGGAAATTACAGAGTACCCGGCGACGCTGGAAGACTTAAAACGCGCGAAGCCAATCTATAAAGAAATGCCCGGCTGGTCAGAAGACATCACAGGTGTTAAAACACTCGAAGAACTTCCGGAAAACGCATATAACTACCTGCGTGAAATTGAGAAGCTGTGCGGTGTGAAAGCATCGATCTTCTCAGTCGGACCGGACAGAAACCAGACAAACCTGCTGAAGAATTTCTGGAACGGAAAATAA
- the yycF gene encoding response regulator YycF has product MAKKIVVVDDEKPIADILEFNLEKEGYEVHCAYDGNDALDLILDIVPDLVLLDIMLPGIDGMEVCREVRKKHDMPIIMLTAKDSEIDKVLGLELGADDYVTKPFSTRELIARVKVNLRRNNTVSTKEDEPEDKNIYIRDITVIPDSYAIKKFGKDIDLTHREFELFLYLAKHKSQVMTREHLLETVWGYDYFGDVRTVDVTVRRLREKIEDDPSHPEYIMTRRGVGYFIKGDD; this is encoded by the coding sequence ATGGCCAAGAAAATAGTTGTTGTTGATGATGAAAAACCAATTGCAGATATACTCGAGTTTAATTTAGAAAAAGAAGGTTACGAAGTTCACTGTGCCTACGACGGTAATGATGCACTGGACCTGATACTGGACATAGTGCCGGATCTTGTTCTGCTGGACATTATGCTGCCGGGCATCGACGGTATGGAAGTATGCCGTGAAGTTCGTAAGAAACACGATATGCCGATTATTATGCTTACTGCCAAAGATTCCGAAATAGATAAAGTGCTGGGTCTTGAACTTGGTGCAGATGATTATGTAACAAAACCTTTCTCAACGCGCGAATTAATCGCACGTGTGAAAGTGAATTTAAGACGCAATAATACGGTAAGTACGAAAGAAGACGAGCCGGAAGATAAAAATATATATATCAGGGATATTACTGTTATCCCCGACTCTTACGCGATTAAAAAGTTCGGTAAAGATATCGATTTGACACATCGCGAGTTTGAGCTGTTCCTGTACCTGGCTAAACACAAATCGCAGGTAATGACGCGCGAGCATCTGCTTGAAACTGTATGGGGCTATGACTACTTTGGTGATGTGCGTACAGTCGATGTTACTGTACGACGCCTGAGGGAAAAAATCGAAGATGATCCAAGTCATCCGGAGTACATCATGACACGCCGCGGCGTCGGGTATTTTATTAAAGGTGATGACTAG